In Vigna unguiculata cultivar IT97K-499-35 chromosome 3, ASM411807v1, whole genome shotgun sequence, a single genomic region encodes these proteins:
- the LOC114177088 gene encoding sm-like protein LSM5: MANNPSQLLPSELIDRCIGSKIWVIMKGDKELVGTLRGFDVYVNMVLEDVTEYEITSEGRRITKLDQILLNGNNIAILVPGGSPESE; encoded by the exons ATGGCCAACAATCCGTCACAGCTTCTCCCATCAG AGTTGATTGATCGGTGTATAGGATCAAAAATTTGGGTGATAATGAAGGGTGACAAGGAGCTTGTTGGTACTCTTAGGGGCTTTGATGTTTATGTCAACATGGTACTTGAAGATGTTACCGAATA CGAGATCACGTCTGAAGGGAGACGGATAACCAAGCTTGATCAGATTTTACTCAATGGAAACAACATTGCCATT TTGGTCCCTGGTGGTTCACCTGAGTCTGAATGA
- the LOC114178666 gene encoding probable starch synthase 4, chloroplastic/amyloplastic isoform X1, whose translation MASKLRTCFVCWNLSGFNFVNHSNGNGRIVRVSFPASCKMRHRNTFSSLQHKRQQIKPSTEVGLRQNQDEEDDSEVSFNNDAPLAMNINGAEQAEPVSGKQLEDLLGMIRNAEKNILLLNQARVRALENLEMILAEKDALRGEINDLETRLAETDAQIKVAAQEKIHVELLEQQLEKLRDELAEKGVTEARYEELGGLQNGDLRDANPLSNKGIIHPLTEELNSLRTENASLKNTLESFKTQFSVVKNNDERLVALEKERSSLESALKDLESKLCSQEDVSKLSTLTFECKDLLGKVENLQSLLDKATKQADQAVIVMQQNQDLRRKVDELETSLEEANIYKLSSDQLQKYSELMKQKVNLLDERLKKSDEELNSYIQLYQKSVKEFQDTLDTLKEQSKTRALEEPVEDMPWEFWSQLLLLIDGWAIEKKISVDDASLLREKVWRRDRRISETYMAYKEQDEHEAISAFLGLLTSGTSPGLHVIHIAAEMAPVAKVGGLGDVVSGLGKALQKKGHLVEIVLPKYDCMQYDRVCNLRALSVPIESYFDRQLHKNKIWVGSIEGLPVYFIEPEHPSKFFWRGKFYGEHDDFRRFSCFSRAALDFLLQAGKKPDIIHCHDWQTAFIAPLYWEIFVHKGLNSARICFTCHNFEYQGTAAASELDSCGLVSQNLNKSDKMQDNSAHDRVNSVKGGIVFSNIVTTVSPTYAQEVRTAEGGHGLHSTLSSHFRKFIGILNGIDTDAWNPATDAFLPVQYNATDLQGKVENKQALRRSLGLSSADIRMPLVGCITRLVPQKGVHLIRHAIYLTLELGGQFVLLGSSPVPHIQKEFEGIANQFQNHDHVRLILKYDESLSHAIYAASDMFIIPSIFEPCGLTQMISMRYGAIPIVRKTGGLNDSVFDVDDDTIPSQFRNGFTFVNADEQGLSGALVRALNLFKNNPERWKQLVQKDMNIDFSWETSSAQYEELYLKSVARAKASKRA comes from the exons GCCATGAACATAAATGGAGCAGAGCAGGCTGAACCGGTGTCTGGTAAGCAACTTGAGGATTTGCTGGGCATGATAAGAAATGCAGAGAAAA ACATTCTTCTTTTAAATCAGGCTAGAGTTCGTGCACTTGAAAATCTTGAAATGATTCTTGCTGAGAAGGATGCATTGCGAGGAGAAATCAATGACTTAGAGACGAGATTGGCTGAGACTGATGCGCAAATTAAAGTTGCCGCCCAAGAAAAAATACACGTGGAACTATTGGAGCAGCAGTTAGAAAAACTTCGTGATGAGTTGGCCGAAAAGGGAGTCACTGAAGCAAGATATGAAGAATTGGGTGGCCTTCAAAACGGAGATTTGAGGGATGCAAACCCTCTCAGTAATAAGGGTATTATTCACCCCCTTACTGAGGAGCTTAATTCATTAAGGACAGAAAATGCATCTTTGAAGAATACTTTAGAATCATTTAAAACACAGTTTAGTGTTGTCAAGAATAATGATGAACGTTTGGTGGCATTGGAAAAGGAACGATCATCTTTGGAATCAGCCCTAAAAGACTTGGAATCAAAACTGTGTTCTCAGGAGGATGTATCAAAACTTTCTACACTGACATTCGAATGCAAGGATTTATTGGGTAAGGTTGAAAATTTGCAATCATTGCTAGATAAAGCGACCAAACAAGCTGATCAAGCTGTTATTGTGATGCAACAAAATCAGGATCTTCGGAGGAAGGTTGATGAGTTGGAAACATCTCTTGAAGAAGCTAATATCTATAAGCTATCATCTGATCAATTGCAAAAATATAGTGAACTAATGAAACAAAAGGTAAACCTATTGGATGAGCGTCTTAAAAAATCAGATGAAGAGTTAAATTCTTACATTCAGCTATATCAAAAATCAGTGAAGGAATTTCAAGATACACTTGATACTCTGAAAGAACAAAGCAAGACAAGGGCGCTGGAAGAACCGGTTGAAGATATGCCATGGGAATTTTGGAGTCAACTGTTACTTCTGATTGATGGTTGggcaatagaaaagaaaatatcagTAGATGATGCAAGTCTTTTGAGAGAAAAGGTGTGGAGGAGAGACAGGCGTATTAGTGAAACATATATGGCCTACAAAGAACAGGATGAACATGAGGCTATTTCTGCATTTCTTGGTCTTTTAACTTCTGGAACAAG tCCAGGATTACATGTGATTCATATTGCAGCAGAGATGGCACCAGTAGCTAAG GTTGGTGGTTTGGGGGATGTTGTCAGTGGTCTAGGTAAAGCACTGCAAAAGAAAGGGCACCTTGTTGAAATTGTGCTTCCCAAATATGATTGTATGCAATATGATCGTGTCTGCAATTTACGG GCTTTGAGCGTGCCAATAGAATCATACTTTGATCGCcaattacacaaaaataaaatctgggTTGGCAGTATTGAAG GTCTTCCTGTTTATTTCATTGAGCCCGAGCATCCTTCTAAGTTCTTTTGGAGAGGAAAATTTTATGGCGAGCATGATGATTTCAGACGATTTTCATGTTTTAGCCGTGCTGCTCTTGACTTTCTTCTGCAAGCTGGCAAGAAGCCAGATATCATTCATTGCCATGATTGGCAGACAGCATTTATT GCTCCTCTGTACTGGGAGATATTTGTAcataaaggattaaattcagCTAGGATATGCTTTACATGCCACAACTTTGAGTATCAGGGGACTGCAGCAGCCTCAGAGTTAGACTCATGTGGTCTTGTTAGCCAGAATCTAAACAAATCAGATAAAATGCAGGACAATTCAGCACACGATAGAGTTAATTCTGTCAAG GGTGGGATTGTTTTCTCAAACATTGTCACAACAGTTTCACCTACTTATGCCCAAGAAGTGAGAACTGCAGAG GGAGGACATGGTCTCCATTCAACACTCTCTTCCCACTTCAGAAAGTTCATTGGTATTCTTAATGGTATTGATACTGATGCATGGAATCCTGCCACTGATGCATTTCTTCCAGTCCAGTACAATGCAACTGATCTGCAAGGGAAAGTAGAGAATAAGCAAGCCTTGAGAAGGAGCCTAGGTCTTTCATCTGCAGATATCAGGATGCCACTG GTTGGTTGTATAACAAGATTGGTTCCACAAAAAGGTGTTCATCTTATTAGACATGCAATATATCTAACATTGGAGTTGGGAGGACAATTTGTTCTACTTGGTTCAAGTCCAGTGCCACATATTCAG AAAGAATTTGAGGGCATTGCCAACCAATTTCAGAATCATGATCACGTGAGGTTGATATTGAAGTATGATGAATCTCTCTCTCATGCTATTTATGCTGCATCTGACATGTTCATCATTCCTTCGATCTTTGAACCTTGTGGCCTAACACAG ATGATATCAATGAGATATGGTGCCATACCTATTGTCAGAAAAACCGGTGGCCTAAATGACAG TGTTTTTGATGTTGATGACGATACAATACCTTCACAGTTTCGAAATGGATTTACATTTGTGAATGCTGATGAACAG GGATTAAGCGGTGCTTTGGTACGAGCATTGAATCTCTTTAAGAACAATCCTGAGAGGTGGAAGCAACTTGTTCAGAAGGACATGAACATAGATTTCAGCTGGGAAACATCATCAGCACAATATGAAGAGCTCTACTTAAAGTCTGTGGCAAGAGCGAAGGCATCAAAACGTGCTTAA
- the LOC114178666 gene encoding probable starch synthase 4, chloroplastic/amyloplastic isoform X2 — protein MASKLRTCFVCWNLSGFNFVNHSNGNGRIVRVSFPASCKMRHRNTFSLQHKRQQIKPSTEVGLRQNQDEEDDSEVSFNNDAPLAMNINGAEQAEPVSGKQLEDLLGMIRNAEKNILLLNQARVRALENLEMILAEKDALRGEINDLETRLAETDAQIKVAAQEKIHVELLEQQLEKLRDELAEKGVTEARYEELGGLQNGDLRDANPLSNKGIIHPLTEELNSLRTENASLKNTLESFKTQFSVVKNNDERLVALEKERSSLESALKDLESKLCSQEDVSKLSTLTFECKDLLGKVENLQSLLDKATKQADQAVIVMQQNQDLRRKVDELETSLEEANIYKLSSDQLQKYSELMKQKVNLLDERLKKSDEELNSYIQLYQKSVKEFQDTLDTLKEQSKTRALEEPVEDMPWEFWSQLLLLIDGWAIEKKISVDDASLLREKVWRRDRRISETYMAYKEQDEHEAISAFLGLLTSGTSPGLHVIHIAAEMAPVAKVGGLGDVVSGLGKALQKKGHLVEIVLPKYDCMQYDRVCNLRALSVPIESYFDRQLHKNKIWVGSIEGLPVYFIEPEHPSKFFWRGKFYGEHDDFRRFSCFSRAALDFLLQAGKKPDIIHCHDWQTAFIAPLYWEIFVHKGLNSARICFTCHNFEYQGTAAASELDSCGLVSQNLNKSDKMQDNSAHDRVNSVKGGIVFSNIVTTVSPTYAQEVRTAEGGHGLHSTLSSHFRKFIGILNGIDTDAWNPATDAFLPVQYNATDLQGKVENKQALRRSLGLSSADIRMPLVGCITRLVPQKGVHLIRHAIYLTLELGGQFVLLGSSPVPHIQKEFEGIANQFQNHDHVRLILKYDESLSHAIYAASDMFIIPSIFEPCGLTQMISMRYGAIPIVRKTGGLNDSVFDVDDDTIPSQFRNGFTFVNADEQGLSGALVRALNLFKNNPERWKQLVQKDMNIDFSWETSSAQYEELYLKSVARAKASKRA, from the exons GCCATGAACATAAATGGAGCAGAGCAGGCTGAACCGGTGTCTGGTAAGCAACTTGAGGATTTGCTGGGCATGATAAGAAATGCAGAGAAAA ACATTCTTCTTTTAAATCAGGCTAGAGTTCGTGCACTTGAAAATCTTGAAATGATTCTTGCTGAGAAGGATGCATTGCGAGGAGAAATCAATGACTTAGAGACGAGATTGGCTGAGACTGATGCGCAAATTAAAGTTGCCGCCCAAGAAAAAATACACGTGGAACTATTGGAGCAGCAGTTAGAAAAACTTCGTGATGAGTTGGCCGAAAAGGGAGTCACTGAAGCAAGATATGAAGAATTGGGTGGCCTTCAAAACGGAGATTTGAGGGATGCAAACCCTCTCAGTAATAAGGGTATTATTCACCCCCTTACTGAGGAGCTTAATTCATTAAGGACAGAAAATGCATCTTTGAAGAATACTTTAGAATCATTTAAAACACAGTTTAGTGTTGTCAAGAATAATGATGAACGTTTGGTGGCATTGGAAAAGGAACGATCATCTTTGGAATCAGCCCTAAAAGACTTGGAATCAAAACTGTGTTCTCAGGAGGATGTATCAAAACTTTCTACACTGACATTCGAATGCAAGGATTTATTGGGTAAGGTTGAAAATTTGCAATCATTGCTAGATAAAGCGACCAAACAAGCTGATCAAGCTGTTATTGTGATGCAACAAAATCAGGATCTTCGGAGGAAGGTTGATGAGTTGGAAACATCTCTTGAAGAAGCTAATATCTATAAGCTATCATCTGATCAATTGCAAAAATATAGTGAACTAATGAAACAAAAGGTAAACCTATTGGATGAGCGTCTTAAAAAATCAGATGAAGAGTTAAATTCTTACATTCAGCTATATCAAAAATCAGTGAAGGAATTTCAAGATACACTTGATACTCTGAAAGAACAAAGCAAGACAAGGGCGCTGGAAGAACCGGTTGAAGATATGCCATGGGAATTTTGGAGTCAACTGTTACTTCTGATTGATGGTTGggcaatagaaaagaaaatatcagTAGATGATGCAAGTCTTTTGAGAGAAAAGGTGTGGAGGAGAGACAGGCGTATTAGTGAAACATATATGGCCTACAAAGAACAGGATGAACATGAGGCTATTTCTGCATTTCTTGGTCTTTTAACTTCTGGAACAAG tCCAGGATTACATGTGATTCATATTGCAGCAGAGATGGCACCAGTAGCTAAG GTTGGTGGTTTGGGGGATGTTGTCAGTGGTCTAGGTAAAGCACTGCAAAAGAAAGGGCACCTTGTTGAAATTGTGCTTCCCAAATATGATTGTATGCAATATGATCGTGTCTGCAATTTACGG GCTTTGAGCGTGCCAATAGAATCATACTTTGATCGCcaattacacaaaaataaaatctgggTTGGCAGTATTGAAG GTCTTCCTGTTTATTTCATTGAGCCCGAGCATCCTTCTAAGTTCTTTTGGAGAGGAAAATTTTATGGCGAGCATGATGATTTCAGACGATTTTCATGTTTTAGCCGTGCTGCTCTTGACTTTCTTCTGCAAGCTGGCAAGAAGCCAGATATCATTCATTGCCATGATTGGCAGACAGCATTTATT GCTCCTCTGTACTGGGAGATATTTGTAcataaaggattaaattcagCTAGGATATGCTTTACATGCCACAACTTTGAGTATCAGGGGACTGCAGCAGCCTCAGAGTTAGACTCATGTGGTCTTGTTAGCCAGAATCTAAACAAATCAGATAAAATGCAGGACAATTCAGCACACGATAGAGTTAATTCTGTCAAG GGTGGGATTGTTTTCTCAAACATTGTCACAACAGTTTCACCTACTTATGCCCAAGAAGTGAGAACTGCAGAG GGAGGACATGGTCTCCATTCAACACTCTCTTCCCACTTCAGAAAGTTCATTGGTATTCTTAATGGTATTGATACTGATGCATGGAATCCTGCCACTGATGCATTTCTTCCAGTCCAGTACAATGCAACTGATCTGCAAGGGAAAGTAGAGAATAAGCAAGCCTTGAGAAGGAGCCTAGGTCTTTCATCTGCAGATATCAGGATGCCACTG GTTGGTTGTATAACAAGATTGGTTCCACAAAAAGGTGTTCATCTTATTAGACATGCAATATATCTAACATTGGAGTTGGGAGGACAATTTGTTCTACTTGGTTCAAGTCCAGTGCCACATATTCAG AAAGAATTTGAGGGCATTGCCAACCAATTTCAGAATCATGATCACGTGAGGTTGATATTGAAGTATGATGAATCTCTCTCTCATGCTATTTATGCTGCATCTGACATGTTCATCATTCCTTCGATCTTTGAACCTTGTGGCCTAACACAG ATGATATCAATGAGATATGGTGCCATACCTATTGTCAGAAAAACCGGTGGCCTAAATGACAG TGTTTTTGATGTTGATGACGATACAATACCTTCACAGTTTCGAAATGGATTTACATTTGTGAATGCTGATGAACAG GGATTAAGCGGTGCTTTGGTACGAGCATTGAATCTCTTTAAGAACAATCCTGAGAGGTGGAAGCAACTTGTTCAGAAGGACATGAACATAGATTTCAGCTGGGAAACATCATCAGCACAATATGAAGAGCTCTACTTAAAGTCTGTGGCAAGAGCGAAGGCATCAAAACGTGCTTAA